In Balearica regulorum gibbericeps isolate bBalReg1 chromosome 32, bBalReg1.pri, whole genome shotgun sequence, a single genomic region encodes these proteins:
- the LOC142598918 gene encoding butyrophilin subfamily 1 member A1-like: MHKTISPFWERKDLQTQMWLPTSPRGLLSSLVTLHVLRLGSADFRVVGPDRPLQVTVGQDIVLPCHLSPSVEARSLDIRWIRHQVSETVHHYRNGEDLYREQMEEYVGRTELVRDGLSRGSLDLRISWLRPSDDGQYVCTVTDGASSGEATVKLEVAATGSVPQLSLEAYEDGGIRVVCRSAGWYPLAEVLWKDPGGQHLPSVSQRHSSDERGLFDVEDVILVTNGNRRGNWSCVVRNSRLNQQQETSLHIAAPFFHNARPWMVGVAVLLVLSVVFLVVGAYLWRRKLLQSRELEKRVAALKAWRKFLLPHHTDVVTLDPNSAHPELLLSADGRSVRRGRARQDLPDTPERFMYQRCVLGQEGFREGRHCWEVEVKGEVGGDSWWAVGVARDSVKRKGSFCLSPEGGIWGIWQCEVHFVSLTSPRTFLSPIPIPRRIWVCLDCTQGLVTFIDADSGVEIFTFPPASFKGEIIRPWFWVETEETQLCLRDNTS; encoded by the exons ATGCACAAGACAATCAGCCctttttgggaaaggaaagac ctccagACACAGATGTGGCTCCCCACGAGCCCCAGGGGCCTCCTGAGTTCTTTGGTGACTCTCCACGTCCTGCGGCTGGGATCAG CTGACTTCAGAGTCGTGGGACCAGACCGTCCTCTCCAGGTAACCGTGGGGCAGGACATCGTGCTGCCATGTCACTTGTCCCCCAGCGTGGAGGCTCGGAGCTTGGACATCAGGTGGATCCGGCACCAGGTCTCTGAAACGGTGCACCACTACCGAAACGGAGAGGACCTGTACAGGGAGCAGATGGAGGAATATGTTGGAAGGACAGAGTTGGTCAGGGATGGTCTCTCCCGCGGAAGCCTGGACTTGCGAATCTCCTGGTTGAGACCCTCTGACGATGGTCAGTACGTCTGCACTGTGACAGATGGTGCCTCTTCTGGAGAAGCTACGGTGAAGCTGGAGGTGGCAG CCACAGGCTCTGTCCCTCAGCTCTCCCTGGAGGCTTACGAGGATGGAGGCATCCGGGTGGTGTGTCGATCGGCCGGCTGGTACCCACTAGCGGAGGTGCTGTGGAAAGATCCTGGCGGGCAGcatctcccctcagtctcccaGAGACATTCCTCGGATGAGAGGGGCCTCTTTGATGTCGAAGATGTCATCCTTGTGACCAATGGGAACCGACGTGGGAACTGGTCCTGTGTGGTCAGGAACAGCCGCCTCAACCAGCAGCAGGAGACGTCCCTGCACATCGCAG CTCCCTTTTTCCACAATGCCCGTCCCTGGATGGTTGGTGTGGCTGTGCTCCTCGTGCTTTCCGTTGTGTTCCTTGTCGTCGGTGCTtatctgtggagaaggaaat tgctgcagtccCGAGAGCTGG agaaaagagtTGCAGCACTGAAGG CCTGGAGAAAGTTTCTGCTTCCTCATCATACAG ACGTGGTGACCCTGGATCCAAACTCGGCTCATCCTGAACTTCTCCTGTCAGCGGATGGGAGAAGtgtgagaaggggaagagcacgGCAGGACCTGCCCGACACCCCGGAGAGATTTATGTATCAACGCTGTGTGCTGGGCCAGGAGGGGTTCAGGGAGGGGAGGCACTGCTGGGAGGTGGAGGTGAAGGGGGAGGTGGGAGGTGATTCCTGGTGGGCTGTGGGGGTGGCCAGGGACTCTGTGAAGAGAAAGGGGTCGTTCTGCCTGAGCCCTGAAGGGGGGATCTGGGGGATTTGGCAATGCGAAGTGCACTTTGTATCTCTCACATCTCCTCGCACCTTCCTGTCCCCAATCCCCATCCCCAGGAGAATCTGGGTCTGTCTGGACTGCACGCAGGGGCTGGTGACTTTCATCGATGCCGACAGCGGGGTCGAGATCTTCACTTTCCCACCAGCCTCCTTCAAGGGAGAGATCATCCGACCCTGGTTTTGGGTGGAGACAGAGGAAACCCAGCTGTGCCTGAGGGACAACACCTCCTAG